In Sphingomonas sp. SUN019, one genomic interval encodes:
- the phhA gene encoding phenylalanine 4-monooxygenase encodes MNDTAHLETPPATTDWTIPQDWAHYSEQDHATWDTLFARQAKLLPGRASNAYLRGLDVLKLSKPGIPDFEELSERLMKLTGWQVVAVPGLVPDDVFFDHMANRRFVAGNFIRRPDQLDYLQEPDVFHDVFGHVPMLADPVFADYLVAYGQGGQRALSLDALKYLGRLYWYTVEFGLIAEPEGLRIYGSGIVSSFAESKFALDDASPNRIAFDLARVMRTDYRIDDFQQNYFVIPSFDELLRVTVETDFAPLYAGLKEKRDIPVGQIMPDDRVISVGTQEYAKKKAAG; translated from the coding sequence ATGAACGATACCGCGCACCTCGAAACGCCCCCCGCCACGACCGACTGGACCATCCCGCAGGACTGGGCGCATTATTCCGAACAGGACCACGCGACCTGGGACACGTTGTTCGCGCGGCAGGCGAAGCTGCTGCCCGGACGCGCATCGAACGCGTATCTGCGCGGGCTTGACGTGCTTAAGCTGTCGAAACCCGGCATCCCCGATTTCGAGGAACTGAGCGAACGGCTGATGAAGCTGACCGGATGGCAGGTCGTCGCGGTGCCGGGGTTGGTGCCGGACGACGTGTTCTTCGATCACATGGCCAACCGCCGCTTCGTTGCGGGCAATTTCATCCGGCGGCCGGACCAGCTCGATTATCTGCAGGAACCCGACGTCTTCCACGACGTGTTCGGGCACGTCCCGATGCTCGCCGATCCGGTGTTCGCGGATTATCTCGTCGCTTATGGTCAAGGCGGGCAGCGTGCGCTCAGCCTGGATGCGTTGAAATACCTTGGTCGCCTATACTGGTACACCGTCGAATTCGGGTTGATCGCCGAGCCGGAGGGCCTGCGCATATATGGATCGGGAATCGTCTCCAGCTTCGCCGAGAGCAAGTTCGCGCTGGACGACGCCAGCCCCAACCGCATCGCGTTCGACCTCGCGCGCGTGATGCGAACCGACTACCGGATTGACGATTTCCAGCAGAATTATTTCGTCATCCCGTCGTTCGACGAACTTCTGCGCGTGACCGTCGAAACCGACTTCGCGCCGCTCTATGCCGGGCTGAAGGAGAAGCGCGATATTCCGGTCGGTCAGATCATGCCGGACGACCGCGTGATCTCGGTCGGAACGCAGGAATATGCGAAGAAGAAGGCAGCCGGATAA
- a CDS encoding methyl-accepting chemotaxis protein, whose protein sequence is MPVPGSIAAAVDLTARLRAFDFDGTLADASRQVWEVLLPEIRMVSEAYWQQWLRCFADERVWAPADNAKMIDVGCVFLENRFLGTSARAWIESVERSVAAAYTADVQPMALLSMISASDRAALEVLIRRVTRDDPRLPGMIDTLMRLSAMEGEITVAIYNEYRKHSAQVARDRLAAEFRQGIAATVQEATGEGGLLRVQASGASSSARGVLGKASEVAAAAEQSAVAMRDAASTAAGLIRAIEDARSEVEVAAEIATRASGQAGQAVGMSETLSDHAKSIESILGLIRDIAGQTNLLALNATIEAARAGDAGRGFAVVAQEVKSLANQTARATDDIAGKIAAIQSATRITVDTNANIKATVTEVQESATRIRRAMEAQAQTVTAITAAVDETALAADSMSNTIAAIREDTETVASEIDSLGAGFDSLAGRLGALQDGAGEFAAKVAA, encoded by the coding sequence CTGCCAGTTCCCGGATCGATCGCTGCCGCGGTCGATCTGACCGCGCGGCTGCGCGCGTTCGATTTCGACGGAACGCTGGCCGACGCCAGCCGCCAGGTGTGGGAGGTATTGCTCCCAGAAATCCGCATGGTGTCGGAGGCATATTGGCAGCAATGGCTGCGCTGCTTCGCCGACGAACGCGTGTGGGCGCCCGCCGACAATGCGAAGATGATCGATGTCGGCTGCGTGTTTCTGGAGAACCGGTTTCTCGGCACGTCGGCGCGCGCGTGGATCGAATCGGTCGAACGCTCGGTCGCCGCCGCCTACACCGCCGACGTGCAGCCGATGGCGTTGCTGTCGATGATCAGCGCCAGCGACCGCGCCGCGCTGGAGGTGCTGATCCGCCGGGTCACGCGTGACGATCCCCGTCTGCCGGGAATGATCGACACGCTCATGCGGCTGTCGGCGATGGAAGGCGAAATCACCGTCGCGATCTACAACGAATACCGCAAGCACAGCGCACAGGTCGCGCGCGACCGGCTGGCGGCGGAGTTCCGCCAGGGTATCGCCGCGACGGTGCAGGAAGCCACCGGCGAGGGCGGATTGCTGCGCGTGCAGGCATCGGGCGCGTCGTCGTCGGCGCGCGGCGTGCTGGGCAAGGCGAGCGAAGTCGCCGCCGCAGCCGAGCAATCCGCGGTCGCGATGCGCGACGCCGCCTCCACCGCGGCGGGCCTGATCCGCGCGATCGAGGACGCGCGCAGCGAGGTCGAGGTAGCAGCCGAGATCGCCACCCGCGCCAGCGGCCAGGCCGGGCAGGCGGTCGGCATGAGCGAAACATTGTCCGATCACGCCAAATCGATCGAATCGATCCTGGGCCTGATCCGCGACATCGCCGGACAGACCAACCTGCTGGCGCTGAACGCCACGATCGAGGCGGCGCGCGCGGGCGACGCGGGGCGCGGGTTCGCGGTGGTGGCGCAGGAGGTAAAAAGCCTCGCCAACCAGACCGCGCGCGCGACCGACGATATCGCTGGCAAGATCGCGGCGATCCAGTCCGCGACGCGCATCACGGTCGACACTAATGCCAATATCAAGGCGACCGTCACCGAGGTCCAGGAATCGGCGACGCGCATCCGCCGCGCGATGGAGGCGCAGGCGCAGACGGTCACCGCGATCACCGCCGCGGTCGATGAAACCGCGTTGGCGGCGGATTCGATGTCGAACACAATCGCTGCGATCCGCGAGGATACCGAAACGGTCGCCAGCGAGATCGATTCGCTTGGCGCGGGGTTCGATTCGCTCGCGGGCCGGCTGGGCGCGCTGCAGGACGGCGCAGGAGAATTCGCCGCCAAGGTCGCGGCCTGA
- the sdhD gene encoding succinate dehydrogenase, hydrophobic membrane anchor protein, with amino-acid sequence MGSGTSLGRVRGLGSAHEGVHHWWHQKLTAGTNLFLMSWLMISIARLPGYDHAAVVTWLSSAWVAVPMALLIVSVCYHFRLGLQVVIEDYMHDAGRVVSIVLLNVFVAAVAATALFAILKVALGAAA; translated from the coding sequence ATGGGATCGGGAACGTCGCTCGGCCGCGTCCGCGGGCTCGGGTCCGCGCATGAAGGCGTGCATCACTGGTGGCACCAGAAGCTGACCGCGGGGACGAACCTGTTCCTGATGAGCTGGCTGATGATCTCGATCGCGCGGCTGCCGGGATACGATCATGCCGCCGTCGTGACCTGGCTGTCGTCGGCGTGGGTCGCGGTGCCGATGGCGCTGCTGATCGTGTCGGTCTGCTACCATTTCCGCCTCGGGCTGCAGGTGGTGATCGAGGACTACATGCATGACGCCGGGCGCGTCGTGTCGATCGTCCTGCTGAACGTCTTCGTCGCCGCGGTCGCGGCCACCGCCCTCTTCGCGATCCTGAAGGTCGCCCTTGGAGCAGCCGCCTGA
- a CDS encoding TIGR02117 family protein yields the protein MRSLRRRYRFALGVVALIGAYPLAGLAGGAIPSNAGWRAADNGVTIYIESNGVHVGLIVPKVAAGVDWRSSFPPRDLTDPRYAAHDHVAIGWGEHDFFLNTPTWADISPRTIVAAAVGSNRTLLHVEHIAAPHVGGDVRAVVLRPVEYRRLAAYVRATLVERGEHHPGYAGYDVFYPARGRYDAYRTCNAWAGDALRFAGVRVGAWTPFPATVLWWF from the coding sequence ATGCGATCACTTCGGCGGCGTTACCGGTTCGCGCTGGGTGTCGTGGCGCTGATCGGCGCGTATCCGCTCGCCGGTCTGGCGGGGGGCGCGATCCCCAGCAACGCCGGGTGGCGCGCGGCGGATAACGGCGTGACGATCTATATCGAAAGCAACGGGGTCCACGTCGGGCTGATCGTTCCGAAGGTCGCGGCGGGTGTGGACTGGCGGTCTTCTTTCCCGCCGCGCGACCTGACCGATCCGCGCTACGCCGCGCACGATCACGTCGCGATCGGCTGGGGCGAGCATGACTTCTTCCTGAACACCCCGACCTGGGCCGACATTTCGCCGCGCACGATCGTGGCGGCGGCGGTCGGCAGTAACCGGACGTTGCTCCACGTCGAACATATCGCAGCACCGCACGTCGGCGGCGACGTTCGCGCGGTCGTGCTGCGGCCGGTGGAATATCGTCGGCTTGCGGCTTATGTCCGTGCGACCCTGGTCGAGCGCGGCGAACATCATCCCGGTTATGCGGGGTATGACGTATTCTATCCGGCGCGTGGGCGCTATGACGCGTACCGGACGTGCAACGCCTGGGCGGGCGATGCGCTGCGATTTGCGGGCGTTCGCGTCGGCGCGTGGACGCCGTTCCCCGCGACGGTCCTGTGGTGGTTCTGA
- a CDS encoding 50S ribosomal protein L11 methyltransferase — protein sequence MSDRRHPTAIGPAGDAAVAASTDGPATAGSAGSWKVTLPCTRTEAEAIDAADDLAIDAVLMTTEEVEDDIEHWRLDAYVEGAPSAALIEAIRALAPSAGDVAPVIVALDDADWVAMSQSGLEPIREGRFVVHTSAYPVEASPGGRAFLIDAGQAFGTGHHGTTSGCLAMLDGLASERFTNVIDLGTGTGVLAFAARHLWPDAMVTATDIDAIAIDVTRENMVANDMADIHLIVADGARDPAIEADAPYDLIIANILAGPLIAMAAEVAAIAAPRAMIVLAGLLSKQAGDVVDAYAAQGCVETARDVRGDWTILGLTAPETRVAGQQSNADRGAWATDS from the coding sequence ATGTCCGATAGGCGTCATCCGACGGCTATCGGACCGGCCGGCGATGCCGCGGTCGCGGCGTCGACCGACGGCCCGGCGACGGCCGGGTCGGCGGGTTCGTGGAAGGTCACTTTGCCCTGCACCCGCACAGAGGCGGAGGCTATTGATGCGGCAGATGATCTCGCGATCGACGCAGTGCTGATGACGACCGAGGAGGTCGAGGACGACATCGAACACTGGCGGCTGGACGCTTATGTCGAGGGTGCACCGTCGGCCGCGCTGATCGAGGCGATCCGCGCCCTGGCGCCGAGCGCGGGCGATGTCGCGCCGGTCATCGTCGCGCTCGACGATGCCGATTGGGTCGCGATGAGCCAGTCCGGGCTGGAGCCGATCCGCGAAGGCCGCTTCGTCGTCCACACCAGCGCGTATCCGGTCGAGGCGTCACCGGGCGGGCGAGCGTTCCTGATCGATGCGGGTCAGGCGTTCGGGACCGGACACCACGGCACGACCTCCGGGTGTCTGGCGATGCTCGACGGCTTGGCGAGCGAGCGTTTCACGAACGTCATCGACCTCGGCACCGGTACCGGCGTGCTCGCCTTCGCCGCACGGCATCTCTGGCCTGACGCGATGGTAACCGCGACGGACATCGACGCCATCGCGATCGACGTGACGCGCGAGAATATGGTCGCGAACGATATGGCGGACATCCACCTGATCGTCGCCGATGGCGCGCGCGATCCTGCGATCGAGGCGGACGCGCCTTACGACCTGATCATCGCCAACATCTTGGCCGGGCCGCTGATCGCGATGGCGGCGGAGGTCGCCGCGATCGCCGCACCGCGCGCGATGATCGTGCTGGCGGGGCTGTTGTCGAAACAGGCGGGCGATGTAGTCGACGCCTACGCCGCGCAAGGCTGCGTCGAAACCGCGCGCGACGTGCGCGGGGACTGGACGATCCTTGGGCTCACAGCGCCTGAAACGCGCGTCGCTGGCCAGCAGAGCAACGCCGATCGCGGGGCCTGGGCGACCGATTCCTGA
- a CDS encoding SDR family NAD(P)-dependent oxidoreductase: MTNILLTGSSRGIGAAIAQALSVPDLTLAGHGTASGIAADFDTPDGPAHLWDTALKKLGSVDVLINNAGIFEATPIDLDDAEWLAGWERTMRVNLTASATLCRLAVKHWQARGCPGRIVNVASRAAYRGDSPAHWHYAASKAGMVAMTKTIARGYAKDGILAFAICPGFTMTGMAEDYLDSRGGDKLLADIPLGRVAMPEEVAEMARWLSLDAPASMTGAVLDVNGASYVR; encoded by the coding sequence ATGACCAATATCCTCCTTACCGGATCGTCGCGCGGCATCGGCGCGGCGATCGCGCAGGCGCTGTCCGTTCCGGACTTGACGCTTGCCGGGCACGGCACCGCAAGCGGTATCGCCGCCGATTTCGATACGCCCGACGGGCCTGCGCATCTGTGGGATACCGCGCTGAAGAAGCTCGGCAGTGTCGATGTGCTGATCAACAATGCCGGGATCTTCGAGGCGACGCCGATCGATCTCGACGATGCCGAATGGCTGGCGGGCTGGGAGCGCACGATGCGAGTGAACCTCACCGCCTCGGCGACGCTCTGCCGTCTGGCGGTGAAGCATTGGCAGGCGCGGGGGTGTCCGGGGCGGATTGTCAACGTCGCCAGCCGCGCGGCCTATCGTGGCGATTCGCCTGCGCACTGGCATTATGCCGCGTCGAAGGCGGGGATGGTCGCGATGACCAAGACCATCGCGCGCGGCTATGCGAAGGACGGCATCCTCGCCTTCGCAATCTGTCCCGGTTTCACGATGACGGGGATGGCGGAGGATTATCTCGACAGCCGCGGCGGCGACAAATTGCTCGCTGACATCCCGCTCGGGCGCGTGGCGATGCCGGAAGAGGTCGCGGAAATGGCGCGGTGGCTGTCGCTGGATGCGCCCGCCTCGATGACCGGCGCGGTGCTCGATGTGAACGGAGCAAGCTATGTCCGATAG
- the sdhC gene encoding succinate dehydrogenase, cytochrome b556 subunit, which produces MLASTPDRPKSRPRSPHLFSGPFAIHYRWSAAMLVSILHRATGDGMATVGMALLVWWLAAIAAGGAAYANFVDTFTYGDGRLNILGWVIGVGLTFALFQHMMSGIRHLVMDTGAAFELKANKTFAMMTMVASTLLTIVFWLYLGVK; this is translated from the coding sequence ATCTTGGCTTCCACTCCAGACCGCCCCAAATCCCGGCCGCGCAGCCCGCACCTGTTCAGCGGGCCGTTCGCGATCCATTACCGCTGGAGCGCGGCGATGCTGGTGTCGATCCTGCACCGCGCGACGGGCGACGGCATGGCGACCGTCGGCATGGCGCTGCTGGTATGGTGGCTCGCCGCGATCGCCGCGGGCGGGGCTGCCTATGCGAATTTCGTCGACACCTTCACCTACGGCGATGGACGGCTGAACATCCTTGGCTGGGTGATCGGGGTCGGGCTCACCTTCGCGCTGTTCCAGCACATGATGAGCGGCATCCGCCACTTGGTCATGGATACCGGCGCGGCGTTCGAGCTGAAGGCGAACAAGACCTTCGCGATGATGACGATGGTCGCCTCCACGCTGCTGACGATCGTGTTCTGGCTTTATCTGGGGGTGAAGTGA
- a CDS encoding methyl-accepting chemotaxis protein — translation MSDNSSLAMGAWSGDERSLTEHVRDYRWDAAVLAGFAEISAMLNDDDWHDIAASFWARYLALDATTHIRGHFTDELLAKRTARSAEYARIKYADPLGEKWHSLAMRHAADSQASGIPLPALLAAMANAYSKTLERIEGKLAGDITRMRQLSDYVLRMALVEADVMASHLGHADAARARDERVVRAAAFREQIAGAIDGAAALGERVRVKAADTSTTARAVMTRASEVAAAAEQSAVAMRDAATTAAGLIRAIEDARGEVEAAAGIATRASAQAGEAASTSAALSDHAQGIESILGLIRQIAGQTNLLALNATIEAARAGDAGRGFAVVAQEVKSLANQTARATDDIAAKIAAIQAATRATVDTSAAIEATVGEVQESAARIRRAMEMQAVTVGAITAAVDETALAADSMAGNIAAILHDGTRYATDIDALRGEFAAIDDRLAALKGAAEGFSADVA, via the coding sequence ATGAGCGACAATAGCAGCCTGGCAATGGGCGCATGGAGCGGCGACGAACGCAGCCTGACGGAGCACGTTCGCGACTATCGCTGGGATGCCGCGGTCCTGGCGGGCTTTGCCGAGATCAGCGCGATGCTGAACGACGACGATTGGCATGATATCGCGGCGTCGTTCTGGGCGCGCTACCTGGCGCTTGATGCGACGACCCATATCCGCGGCCACTTCACCGACGAACTGCTGGCCAAGCGTACCGCGCGCAGCGCCGAATATGCGCGGATCAAATACGCCGATCCCCTGGGTGAGAAGTGGCATTCTTTGGCCATGCGGCACGCCGCTGACAGTCAGGCGTCCGGCATACCGCTGCCGGCGCTGCTCGCCGCGATGGCCAACGCTTATTCGAAGACGCTCGAACGGATCGAGGGCAAGCTGGCGGGCGACATCACGCGAATGCGGCAGCTGAGCGACTATGTTCTGCGCATGGCCCTGGTCGAAGCAGACGTCATGGCGTCGCATCTGGGGCATGCCGATGCGGCGCGCGCGCGCGATGAGCGTGTCGTGCGGGCAGCGGCGTTCCGGGAACAGATCGCGGGTGCGATCGACGGCGCTGCGGCGCTGGGCGAACGCGTGCGGGTCAAGGCGGCCGACACGTCGACGACCGCGCGCGCAGTGATGACGCGCGCGAGCGAGGTCGCAGCGGCGGCGGAACAATCGGCGGTCGCGATGCGCGATGCGGCGACGACTGCGGCGGGCCTGATCCGCGCGATCGAGGATGCGCGTGGGGAGGTGGAGGCCGCGGCGGGTATCGCGACGCGAGCCAGCGCTCAGGCGGGCGAGGCGGCGAGCACGTCGGCGGCGCTGAGCGATCATGCGCAGGGAATCGAATCGATCCTGGGACTGATCCGTCAGATCGCCGGGCAGACGAACCTGCTGGCGTTGAACGCGACGATCGAGGCGGCGCGGGCGGGCGATGCGGGACGCGGGTTCGCGGTGGTGGCGCAGGAGGTGAAATCGCTCGCCAACCAGACCGCGCGCGCGACCGACGACATCGCCGCCAAGATCGCCGCGATCCAGGCGGCGACGCGCGCGACGGTCGACACCAGCGCGGCGATCGAGGCGACCGTGGGAGAGGTGCAGGAATCCGCCGCGCGTATCCGTCGCGCGATGGAGATGCAGGCCGTGACGGTCGGCGCGATCACCGCCGCGGTCGACGAAACCGCGCTCGCCGCCGATTCGATGGCGGGCAACATCGCCGCGATCCTGCACGACGGAACGCGTTACGCGACCGACATCGACGCGCTGCGCGGCGAATTCGCGGCGATCGACGATCGGCTTGCGGCGCTGAAGGGTGCGGCGGAGGGATTTTCCGCCGACGTGGCGTAA